The Cellulomonas sp. P24 genome contains a region encoding:
- a CDS encoding glycoside hydrolase family 66 protein codes for MTEPSTAAGARPVELLPTRATYAPTEPVRIEVRGAASDGHLTVWSLGDLVATMPVGDAGEVDLGPLPVGTYGVELAAAGDAAPLARTAVEVTADLRSRLRYGFVADYAPGRDVAPVTDLVRRLHLTGVQLYDWAYRHADLVGGGEEYTDALDRPVSLDTVRRLVAGIHAAGSRSFGYAAVYGVGRAEWPTWAHAALLTPTGEPYGLADFLSLVDPAEPSWLEHLGADLAASVAAVGLDGFHLDQYGYPKRAVRADGTVVDVADSFVTLVQAVRDRLPDSHLVFNNVNDFPTWRTGASPQDAVYIEVWEPHLTLGSLGQVVTRARAVGDGKPVVIAAYQHVYDVAPAVESDLATAFTMATLFSHGATHLLAGDGDRILVDPYYVRNHVVEPSTAGLLARWYDFLVEHDALLVDPAVVDVTGAYAGPYNDDVDVTFARADVGSDAVAGTVWRRVTRAGDALVVHLVNLVGQQDTRWDAPRHPVGDPGPGTLRVRRTGPGLPRVRVADPTATPRLVEVPVVADGDHAVAHLPAPHVWQVVVIDDGGSAAPSRDLDTTDITDTHGADS; via the coding sequence ATGACCGAGCCATCCACCGCCGCCGGGGCGCGACCCGTCGAGCTGCTCCCGACGCGGGCCACGTACGCACCGACCGAACCCGTCCGGATCGAGGTGCGGGGGGCTGCCTCCGATGGCCACCTCACCGTGTGGTCCCTCGGCGACCTCGTTGCCACCATGCCGGTGGGCGACGCGGGAGAGGTCGACCTCGGCCCGCTCCCGGTCGGCACGTACGGTGTCGAGCTGGCTGCGGCGGGCGATGCCGCACCGCTCGCGCGCACGGCCGTCGAGGTCACCGCCGACCTCCGGTCGCGGCTCCGGTACGGGTTCGTCGCGGACTACGCGCCGGGCCGGGACGTCGCACCCGTCACGGATCTCGTGCGTCGTCTGCACCTCACGGGCGTGCAGCTCTACGACTGGGCGTACCGGCACGCCGACCTCGTCGGCGGGGGCGAGGAGTACACCGACGCCCTCGACCGACCGGTGTCCCTCGACACGGTGCGGCGGCTCGTCGCGGGCATCCACGCTGCCGGGTCGCGCTCGTTCGGGTACGCGGCGGTGTACGGCGTCGGCCGCGCCGAGTGGCCGACGTGGGCGCACGCCGCTCTGCTCACCCCGACCGGCGAGCCGTACGGGCTGGCCGACTTCCTGTCGCTCGTCGACCCGGCCGAGCCGTCGTGGCTCGAGCACCTCGGCGCGGACCTCGCGGCCTCGGTCGCCGCCGTCGGCCTGGACGGCTTCCACCTGGACCAGTACGGGTACCCGAAGCGTGCGGTGCGCGCCGACGGCACCGTGGTCGACGTCGCCGACTCGTTCGTGACCCTCGTGCAAGCGGTCCGGGACCGGCTCCCGGACAGCCACCTCGTGTTCAACAACGTCAACGACTTCCCGACGTGGCGCACCGGCGCGAGCCCGCAGGACGCCGTCTACATCGAGGTGTGGGAGCCGCACCTGACGCTCGGCTCGCTCGGCCAGGTGGTGACCCGCGCCCGCGCGGTCGGCGACGGCAAGCCCGTCGTGATCGCCGCCTACCAGCACGTCTACGACGTCGCGCCGGCCGTCGAGTCGGACCTTGCGACCGCCTTCACGATGGCGACGCTGTTCTCGCACGGCGCGACGCACCTGCTCGCGGGCGACGGGGATCGGATCCTCGTCGACCCCTACTACGTGCGCAACCACGTGGTCGAGCCGTCCACCGCCGGGCTCCTGGCGCGCTGGTACGACTTCCTCGTCGAGCACGACGCCCTGCTGGTCGACCCGGCCGTCGTCGACGTGACCGGCGCCTACGCCGGGCCGTACAACGACGACGTCGACGTGACCTTCGCGCGCGCCGACGTCGGGAGCGACGCCGTGGCCGGCACCGTCTGGCGTCGCGTCACCCGGGCCGGGGACGCGCTCGTCGTGCACCTCGTCAACCTGGTCGGTCAGCAGGACACCCGGTGGGACGCGCCGCGCCACCCGGTCGGGGACCCCGGGCCGGGGACGCTGCGGGTGCGGCGGACCGGTCCCGGGCTGCCGCGCGTGCGGGTGGCCGACCCGACCGCGACGCCCCGGCTCGTCGAGGTGCCGGTCGTCGCGGACGGTGACCACGCCGTCGCGCACCTGCCGGCCCCGCACGTCTGGCAGGTCGTCGTGATCGACGACGGCGGGAGCGCCGCTCCCAGCCGCGACCTCGACACCACTGACATCACCGACACCCACGGAGCGGACTCATGA
- a CDS encoding alpha-glucosidase yields MSTTADWWRSAVVYQVYPRSFADSDGDGIGDLRGVIDHLDHLVDLGIDVLWLSPVYASPQADNGYDISDYQAIDPTFGTLADLDELVAEAHRRGIRLVMDMVVNHTSDQHPWFVESASGPDSPKRDWYWWRPPRPGTTFGEPGAEPTNWLSFFSGSTWTADPASGEYYLHLFAPGQPDLNWENPQVRQAIYAMMRWWVDRGVDGFRMDVVNLLSKDPALPDGAVAPGEVFGDGFPYYGHGPRIHEFLHELRREVLAGCDRPFVIVGETPGVTVEQARLFTDPARRELDMVFQFEHMGVDHGPGGKWDVRPLDVRALKATFRRWQDGLADCGWNSLYWCNHDQPRPVSRFGDDGAFWRESATALATVLHLQRGTPFVYQGEELGMRNHVFASADAFTDIESVNHYRAAVGRGESPEVVLDALRRMSRDNARTPFQWDAGPSAGFSAGTPWMPVNTDHDEVNVEAERGVKGSVYEHYRSLVALRHTEPAVVDGDFTMLLAEHPTVFAYLRRLGGTTLLVAANLSGDPQTVELAEGRDPDGVPWDEADVVLSNQLGDGIPQEPMWCGADRFTLRPWEAVVLRRQHSRHA; encoded by the coding sequence ATGAGCACCACCGCAGACTGGTGGCGTTCCGCCGTCGTCTACCAGGTCTACCCGCGGAGCTTCGCGGACTCCGACGGCGACGGGATCGGCGACCTGCGCGGGGTGATCGACCACCTCGACCACCTCGTCGACCTCGGCATCGACGTCCTGTGGCTGTCCCCGGTCTACGCCTCGCCGCAGGCCGACAACGGGTACGACATCAGCGACTACCAGGCGATCGACCCGACGTTCGGCACGCTCGCCGACCTCGACGAGCTCGTCGCCGAGGCGCACCGTCGCGGCATCCGGCTCGTCATGGACATGGTCGTCAACCACACGTCGGACCAGCACCCGTGGTTCGTCGAGTCGGCCTCCGGGCCTGACAGCCCCAAGCGGGACTGGTACTGGTGGCGTCCGCCGCGGCCCGGCACGACGTTCGGCGAGCCGGGCGCCGAGCCGACCAACTGGCTGTCGTTCTTCTCCGGATCGACGTGGACGGCCGACCCCGCGTCCGGCGAGTACTACCTGCACCTGTTCGCGCCGGGCCAGCCGGACCTGAACTGGGAGAACCCGCAGGTCAGGCAGGCGATCTACGCCATGATGCGGTGGTGGGTCGACCGCGGGGTCGACGGCTTCCGGATGGACGTCGTCAACCTGCTCTCGAAGGACCCGGCACTGCCCGACGGCGCAGTCGCGCCCGGAGAGGTCTTCGGCGACGGCTTCCCGTACTACGGGCACGGACCGCGGATCCACGAGTTCCTCCACGAGCTCCGCCGCGAGGTGCTGGCCGGCTGCGACCGTCCGTTCGTGATCGTCGGCGAGACACCCGGGGTGACGGTCGAGCAGGCGCGCCTGTTCACGGACCCGGCCCGCCGCGAGCTCGACATGGTGTTCCAGTTCGAGCACATGGGCGTCGACCACGGCCCCGGCGGCAAGTGGGACGTGCGGCCGCTCGACGTGCGCGCCCTCAAGGCGACGTTCCGGCGCTGGCAGGACGGCCTCGCGGACTGCGGGTGGAACAGCCTGTACTGGTGCAACCACGACCAGCCGCGCCCGGTGTCGCGGTTCGGTGACGACGGTGCCTTCTGGCGGGAGTCGGCCACCGCGCTCGCGACCGTGCTGCACCTGCAGCGCGGGACGCCCTTCGTCTACCAGGGCGAGGAGCTCGGCATGCGGAACCACGTGTTCGCGTCGGCCGACGCCTTCACCGACATCGAGTCCGTCAACCACTACCGTGCTGCGGTCGGCCGCGGCGAGTCCCCGGAGGTCGTGCTCGACGCCCTGCGCCGGATGAGCCGCGACAACGCCCGCACCCCGTTCCAGTGGGACGCCGGACCGTCGGCGGGCTTCTCCGCCGGGACGCCGTGGATGCCCGTCAACACCGACCACGACGAGGTGAACGTCGAGGCCGAGCGTGGCGTCAAGGGCTCGGTGTACGAGCACTACCGCAGTCTCGTCGCGCTGCGGCACACCGAGCCGGCCGTCGTCGACGGCGACTTCACGATGCTCCTCGCGGAGCACCCGACGGTGTTCGCCTACCTGCGGCGCCTCGGTGGCACGACGCTGCTCGTCGCCGCCAACCTGTCGGGCGACCCGCAGACCGTCGAGCTCGCCGAGGGCCGGGACCCCGACGGCGTGCCGTGGGACGAGGCGGACGTCGTCCTCTCGAACCAGCTCGGCGACGGCATCCCGCAGGAGCCGATGTGGTGCGGCGCCGACCGGTTCACGCTGCGGCCGTGGGAGGCCGTGGTGCTCCGTCGGCAACATTCCCGTCACGCATAA
- a CDS encoding lactate/malate family dehydrogenase — MDVAVLGATGDVGRQVCTQLIERRVLPTSSRLQLVGRPDGGSARATHGLRADLVDAYDEHAPLIDVALSPDDVVADVVVVAAGRTSPPRPGVTTDRAALAADNHAVFAAYAEALARNGSGHEVVVVVSNPVELGVAVLAEALGRHRVIGMGAWLDTLRFRREVAVSLGVRRHRVGGFVAGQHGDDLVPLWSTVRVSGLDADERRRAVAGLRRGRSLDGFAAEIDAAKATLGELVVTDIAAAFQLIETWPPDLRVLARPWLTHQSGAKTAAGSANATVDLVDTVLDGRDIVVAGQVALDGEASIGGRPLHGVLGVPVVLGPEGWTRVLLDEPDPDEARRLATTAGRIDAMLAPWGLGAGAGAGAGADIRTSADGSAS; from the coding sequence ATGGACGTCGCAGTGCTCGGTGCCACAGGTGATGTCGGGCGGCAGGTCTGCACGCAGCTGATCGAGCGTCGGGTGCTCCCGACGTCGTCGCGCCTGCAGCTCGTCGGCCGTCCCGACGGCGGGTCGGCGCGTGCGACGCACGGGCTGCGCGCGGACCTCGTCGACGCGTACGACGAGCACGCGCCGCTGATCGACGTCGCCCTCAGCCCGGACGACGTCGTCGCGGACGTCGTCGTGGTCGCCGCGGGGCGCACCTCGCCGCCGAGACCCGGGGTGACCACCGATCGGGCCGCGCTCGCGGCGGACAACCATGCGGTGTTCGCGGCCTACGCGGAGGCGCTCGCGCGCAACGGTTCGGGCCACGAGGTGGTCGTCGTGGTCTCCAACCCGGTCGAGCTCGGGGTCGCCGTGCTCGCCGAGGCGCTCGGCCGGCACCGGGTGATCGGCATGGGCGCGTGGCTCGACACGCTGCGGTTCCGGCGCGAGGTCGCGGTGTCACTCGGGGTCCGACGGCACCGGGTCGGCGGGTTCGTCGCCGGGCAGCACGGTGACGACCTGGTGCCGCTGTGGTCGACCGTGCGGGTCAGCGGACTCGACGCGGACGAGCGTCGTCGTGCGGTCGCGGGCCTGCGTCGCGGGCGCTCGCTCGACGGGTTCGCTGCCGAGATCGACGCCGCGAAGGCCACCCTCGGCGAGCTCGTGGTCACCGACATCGCCGCGGCGTTCCAGCTGATCGAGACCTGGCCGCCGGACCTGCGCGTCCTCGCGCGGCCGTGGCTCACCCACCAGAGCGGCGCCAAGACCGCGGCCGGCAGCGCCAACGCGACGGTCGACCTCGTCGACACGGTGCTCGACGGGCGGGACATCGTCGTCGCCGGTCAGGTCGCGCTCGACGGCGAGGCGAGCATCGGTGGTCGACCCCTGCACGGGGTGCTCGGGGTGCCTGTGGTGCTCGGGCCGGAGGGGTGGACGCGCGTGCTGCTCGACGAGCCCGACCCGGACGAGGCACGGCGGCTCGCGACGACGGCCGGACGCATCGACGCGATGCTCGCACCGTGGGGTCTGGGCGCCGGGGCAGGCGCCGGGGCAGGCGCCGACATTCGCACGAGCGCGGACGGGAGCGCGTCATGA
- a CDS encoding ACT domain-containing protein, translated as MTGSTDLTGSTDLTGSTDRTGSTDLTGVTGVTGTDPRWVAFVTGADRAGTLTALTNVFSTRGVNFESLSAASVEGDAGLIVVTFVASERRRRLLIRTVERLAVVRSVEAYAADDVTVRAAGVVQLPRGVAFAPPTGVDVRWSGDSAAGRPVLVEGTLADVERVVADVRAHGALAAAMVILPPVPDAAPPT; from the coding sequence ATGACCGGCTCGACCGACCTGACCGGCTCGACCGACCTGACCGGCTCGACCGACCGGACCGGCTCGACCGACCTGACGGGCGTGACGGGCGTGACGGGCACTGATCCCCGCTGGGTCGCGTTCGTGACCGGCGCCGACCGCGCGGGCACCCTCACGGCGCTGACGAACGTGTTCTCGACCCGCGGCGTGAACTTCGAGTCGCTCTCGGCCGCCAGCGTCGAGGGGGACGCCGGGCTGATCGTCGTGACGTTCGTCGCCAGCGAGCGGCGCCGACGCCTGCTCATCCGGACCGTCGAGCGGCTCGCCGTCGTGCGGTCGGTCGAGGCCTATGCCGCGGACGACGTGACCGTGCGGGCTGCGGGAGTGGTGCAGCTGCCGCGTGGCGTCGCCTTCGCGCCGCCGACCGGGGTCGACGTGCGCTGGTCGGGAGACTCGGCGGCCGGGCGACCGGTGCTGGTCGAGGGCACGCTGGCGGACGTCGAGCGCGTCGTCGCCGATGTGCGCGCCCACGGGGCGCTGGCCGCCGCGATGGTGATCCTGCCGCCGGTCCCGGACGCCGCGCCGCCCACGTGA
- the gcvP gene encoding aminomethyl-transferring glycine dehydrogenase, with translation MTASELATHTSVAEDFSDRHIGPRAGEFSRMLDVLGYESLDALVDAAVPQSIRTATPLDLPAERSEEEVTAELRAIAAKNTVMTQMIGLGYSDTFTPAVIRRNVLESPAWYTSYTPYQPEISQGRLEALLNFQTVVSDLTALPVANASLLDEATAVAEAAALMRRAVKGRPDGVVVLDAECLPQTIAVTRGRADALGLPIVVADLSGGLAAGLPTGTDVIGVVLQQPGVSGVVRDLRPVIAEAKAAGALVTVAADLLALTLLTPPGELGADVAVGSAQRFGVPLFYGGPHAAFMAVREGLERMIPGRLVGVSVDADGAQAYRLALQTREQHIRREKATSNICTAQALLAIVASMYAVYHGPDGLRAIAERTHARAVDVAAGLRAAGVEVVHDVFFDTVRAHVPGRAEAVLAAAVDRGINLYAADADHVQVACDETTTPEIVAEVLAAFGAEPVPGAPAGALPADLRRTSTYLTHPVFHVNRSETSMLRYLRRLSDKDLALDRTMIPLGSCTMKLNATVEMEPISWPEFTGIHPYAPRGQAVGYAELIETLQAWLAEITGYAAVSVQPNAGAQGEFAGLLAIRGFHEANRGEGDPVRDVCLIPASAHGTNAASAALAGMRVVVVATAADGSVDLDDLRAKLAQHGPQVAAIMITYPSTHGVFEEDVRTVCDLVHEVGGQVYIDGANLNALVGLARPGEFGGDVSHLNLHKTFCIPHGGGGPGVGPIGVGAHLIPYLPGDITSPTPQAAPVSAAPFGSAGILPISWAYVALMGGEGLRRASETAILSANYLAARLTEHFPVLYTGPGGLVAHECILDLRQITKETGVTAEDVAKRLMDYGFHAPTLAFPVPGTLMVEPTESEDVAELDRFIDAMIAIKAEIDEVAAGTWTAAESPLRGAPHTALSLTTDDWSHAYRREVAAFPLPSLRAGKYWPPVRRIDGAAGDRHLVCSCPPIDSYLDA, from the coding sequence CTGACCGCGAGCGAGCTCGCCACGCACACCTCGGTCGCCGAGGACTTCTCGGACCGGCACATCGGGCCGCGCGCGGGTGAGTTCTCCCGCATGCTCGACGTCCTCGGGTACGAGTCCCTCGACGCCCTGGTCGACGCGGCCGTGCCGCAGTCGATCCGCACCGCGACCCCCCTCGACCTCCCGGCCGAGCGGTCCGAGGAGGAGGTCACTGCGGAGCTGCGCGCGATCGCGGCCAAGAACACCGTGATGACCCAGATGATCGGACTGGGCTACTCGGACACGTTCACGCCGGCGGTGATCCGGCGCAACGTGCTCGAGTCCCCCGCCTGGTACACGTCGTACACGCCGTACCAGCCGGAGATCTCGCAGGGCCGGCTCGAGGCGCTGCTGAACTTCCAGACGGTCGTCTCCGACCTCACCGCCCTCCCGGTCGCGAACGCGTCGCTGCTCGACGAGGCCACCGCCGTCGCCGAGGCGGCCGCGCTCATGCGCCGCGCGGTCAAGGGCCGGCCGGACGGCGTCGTGGTCCTCGACGCGGAGTGCCTGCCGCAGACGATCGCCGTGACGCGTGGCCGCGCGGACGCCCTCGGGTTGCCGATCGTCGTCGCGGACCTCAGCGGCGGTCTGGCGGCGGGTCTGCCGACGGGCACGGACGTGATCGGCGTCGTGCTGCAGCAGCCCGGGGTCTCCGGCGTCGTCCGTGACCTGCGTCCGGTGATCGCCGAGGCCAAGGCGGCCGGTGCCCTCGTCACGGTCGCCGCGGACCTGCTCGCCCTCACCCTGCTGACGCCCCCCGGCGAGCTCGGGGCGGACGTCGCCGTCGGGAGCGCGCAGCGCTTCGGGGTCCCCTTGTTCTACGGTGGCCCGCACGCCGCGTTCATGGCCGTCCGCGAGGGCCTCGAGCGGATGATCCCCGGCCGCCTGGTCGGGGTGTCGGTCGACGCCGACGGCGCGCAGGCCTACCGCCTCGCGCTGCAGACCCGTGAGCAGCACATCCGCCGCGAGAAGGCCACCAGCAACATCTGCACGGCCCAGGCGCTGCTCGCGATCGTCGCCTCGATGTACGCGGTCTACCACGGGCCCGACGGGCTGCGGGCGATCGCCGAGCGGACCCACGCCCGTGCGGTCGACGTCGCGGCCGGGCTCCGCGCCGCGGGCGTCGAGGTGGTGCACGACGTCTTCTTCGACACCGTGCGCGCCCACGTGCCGGGACGTGCCGAGGCCGTCCTGGCCGCTGCAGTCGATCGGGGCATCAACCTCTATGCGGCCGACGCCGACCACGTGCAGGTTGCGTGCGACGAGACGACGACCCCGGAGATCGTCGCCGAGGTGCTCGCGGCGTTCGGCGCCGAGCCGGTCCCGGGTGCACCTGCCGGAGCCCTCCCGGCCGACCTCCGCCGGACGAGCACGTACCTCACGCACCCGGTGTTCCACGTGAACCGGTCCGAGACCTCGATGCTGCGGTACCTGCGGCGGCTGTCGGACAAGGACCTCGCGCTGGACCGCACGATGATCCCGCTCGGCTCGTGCACCATGAAGCTCAACGCGACCGTGGAGATGGAGCCGATCTCCTGGCCGGAGTTCACGGGCATCCACCCGTACGCCCCGCGCGGGCAGGCCGTCGGGTACGCGGAGCTGATCGAGACCCTCCAGGCATGGCTCGCGGAGATCACCGGGTACGCGGCGGTGTCGGTGCAGCCGAACGCCGGTGCCCAGGGGGAGTTCGCCGGCCTGCTCGCGATCCGCGGCTTCCACGAGGCGAACCGTGGTGAGGGTGACCCGGTCCGTGACGTCTGCCTGATCCCCGCGTCCGCGCACGGCACCAACGCGGCGTCGGCAGCGCTGGCCGGGATGCGCGTCGTCGTCGTGGCGACGGCTGCGGACGGGTCGGTGGACCTCGACGACCTCCGGGCCAAGCTCGCGCAGCACGGTCCGCAGGTCGCGGCGATCATGATCACCTACCCGTCGACCCACGGGGTCTTCGAGGAGGACGTGCGCACCGTCTGCGATCTCGTACATGAGGTCGGCGGTCAGGTGTACATCGATGGGGCGAACCTCAACGCCCTCGTCGGCCTGGCCCGCCCCGGCGAGTTCGGTGGCGACGTCTCGCACCTCAACCTCCACAAGACCTTCTGCATCCCGCACGGCGGCGGTGGCCCCGGCGTCGGGCCCATCGGCGTCGGCGCGCACCTGATCCCCTACCTGCCGGGCGACATCACCAGCCCGACCCCGCAGGCCGCACCGGTCTCCGCCGCGCCGTTCGGCTCCGCCGGGATCCTGCCGATCTCGTGGGCGTACGTCGCCCTCATGGGCGGTGAGGGGCTGCGCCGCGCGAGCGAGACCGCGATCCTCAGCGCCAACTACCTCGCCGCGCGCCTCACCGAGCACTTCCCCGTGCTGTACACCGGGCCCGGCGGGCTCGTCGCGCACGAGTGCATCCTCGACCTGCGCCAGATCACCAAAGAGACCGGGGTCACCGCCGAGGACGTCGCCAAGCGCCTCATGGACTACGGCTTCCACGCCCCGACCCTCGCGTTCCCGGTGCCCGGCACGCTCATGGTCGAGCCGACCGAGAGCGAGGACGTCGCCGAGCTCGACCGGTTCATCGACGCGATGATCGCGATCAAGGCCGAGATCGACGAGGTCGCGGCCGGCACCTGGACGGCGGCCGAGTCCCCGCTGCGCGGGGCACCGCACACCGCCCTCTCGCTGACCACGGACGACTGGTCGCACGCCTACCGCCGCGAGGTCGCCGCGTTCCCGCTGCCGAGCCTGCGCGCCGGGAAGTACTGGCCGCCGGTCCGCCGCATCGACGGCGCCGCGGGTGACCGGCACCTCGTGTGCTCGTGCCCCCCGATCGACTCCTACCTCGACGCATGA
- the gcvT gene encoding glycine cleavage system aminomethyltransferase GcvT — protein MTDTTGVTEAAETPRRSPLHDEHVALGAALTPFAGWQMPLRYTGDLAEHQAVRTAAGLFDLSHMGEIEIEGPQAAAALDYALVGNLTALAVGRARYTMICEESGGVIDDLVVYRLADERYMIVANASNVGVVVPALRERFVGFDVTLTDASLTTALIAVQGPAAEAIVVSVAEPRDVGAVKDLKYYASTNATVSEVPALVARTGYTGEDGFELFVPAELAPALWRDLLAAGAPSGLVPAGLSARDSLRLEAGMPLYGNELDRTTTPYDAGLGRVVRLDKTGPDGAPVAFVGRAALEARHQSEPARVLVGLQGLGRRAARHGYPVLGGTAHDAPHVGHVTSGAPSPTLGYPVAMAYVTPEVSAVGTELAVDVRGRQEPVRVVALPFYRRADKN, from the coding sequence ATGACCGACACGACCGGAGTGACCGAAGCGGCCGAGACGCCCCGCCGATCCCCGCTGCACGACGAGCACGTCGCCCTCGGCGCCGCCCTGACCCCGTTCGCGGGCTGGCAGATGCCGCTGCGGTACACCGGCGACCTCGCCGAGCACCAGGCGGTGCGCACCGCCGCGGGGCTGTTCGACCTCTCCCACATGGGCGAGATCGAGATCGAAGGGCCGCAGGCCGCCGCCGCGCTCGACTACGCCCTCGTCGGGAACCTCACGGCCCTCGCCGTCGGTCGGGCCCGCTACACGATGATCTGCGAGGAGAGCGGCGGCGTCATCGACGACCTCGTGGTCTACCGGCTCGCTGACGAGCGCTACATGATCGTCGCGAACGCGTCGAACGTCGGCGTCGTCGTCCCCGCGCTCCGGGAGCGGTTCGTCGGCTTCGACGTGACGCTGACCGACGCGTCGCTCACGACCGCGCTCATCGCGGTCCAGGGGCCCGCCGCCGAGGCGATCGTCGTCTCGGTGGCCGAGCCGCGCGACGTCGGCGCCGTGAAGGACCTCAAGTACTACGCCTCGACCAACGCGACGGTCTCCGAGGTCCCCGCCCTCGTCGCGCGGACCGGGTACACCGGGGAGGACGGCTTCGAGCTGTTCGTCCCCGCCGAGCTCGCCCCGGCGCTGTGGCGTGACCTCCTCGCCGCCGGCGCCCCGTCGGGCCTCGTCCCCGCGGGTCTCTCCGCACGCGACAGCCTGCGCCTCGAGGCCGGCATGCCGCTGTACGGGAACGAGCTCGACCGCACGACGACCCCGTACGACGCCGGACTGGGCAGGGTCGTCCGGCTCGACAAGACCGGGCCCGACGGTGCACCGGTCGCGTTCGTCGGCCGCGCCGCCCTCGAGGCCCGGCACCAGTCCGAGCCCGCACGCGTGCTCGTCGGGCTGCAGGGGCTCGGCCGTCGGGCCGCGCGGCACGGCTACCCGGTGCTCGGCGGCACGGCGCACGACGCGCCGCACGTCGGGCACGTGACGTCCGGGGCGCCGTCGCCCACGCTCGGCTACCCGGTCGCGATGGCCTACGTGACGCCCGAGGTCAGCGCCGTCGGGACGGAGCTCGCGGTGGACGTGCGCGGGCGCCAGGAGCCGGTGCGCGTGGTCGCCCTTCCGTTCTACCGTCGGGCCGACAAGAACTGA
- the gcvH gene encoding glycine cleavage system protein GcvH, whose product MAQFPENLKYTAEHEWVGGDSPVTVGITDTAQDALGDIVYLELPAVGDEVTAGAVIGEIESTKSVSELFSPVSGTVVEVNQTAVDDPALVNSDPYGDGWLVKVDVTESGPLLTAAEYQAQVGEA is encoded by the coding sequence ATGGCGCAGTTCCCGGAGAACCTGAAGTACACCGCCGAGCACGAGTGGGTCGGCGGCGACTCCCCCGTGACCGTCGGCATCACCGACACCGCGCAGGACGCGCTCGGCGACATCGTCTACCTCGAGCTCCCGGCCGTCGGCGACGAGGTCACGGCCGGTGCGGTGATCGGCGAGATCGAGTCGACGAAGTCCGTCTCCGAGCTGTTCTCGCCGGTCTCGGGCACCGTCGTCGAGGTCAACCAGACCGCCGTCGACGACCCCGCACTCGTGAACTCCGACCCGTACGGCGACGGGTGGCTTGTCAAGGTCGACGTCACGGAGTCCGGCCCGCTGCTGACGGCTGCCGAGTACCAGGCGCAGGTCGGAGAGGCCTGA
- a CDS encoding helix-turn-helix transcriptional regulator — protein sequence MSTLELSRPGLSEQLTRRERVVLSNLTEDVTLEEIASRLFVTRNTVKSQVRSVYRKLGVSTRADAVACAHAFGLR from the coding sequence GTGAGCACTCTCGAACTCTCCCGCCCCGGCCTGTCGGAGCAGCTGACCCGCCGTGAGCGCGTCGTGCTGTCGAACCTGACCGAGGACGTCACGCTCGAGGAGATCGCCTCCAGGCTCTTCGTGACCCGCAACACGGTCAAGTCGCAGGTGCGCAGCGTCTACCGCAAGCTCGGCGTCTCGACCCGGGCCGACGCGGTCGCCTGCGCCCACGCGTTCGGGCTCCGCTGA
- a CDS encoding (deoxy)nucleoside triphosphate pyrophosphohydrolase translates to MTSDVPMPRRPRRALVVAAALVDDLAAPTSLLAARRSAPVSLAGRWEFPGGKVDPGETPEEALHRELREELGVAVRLGAEVHAPAGAGRDDIGWILNETYVMRVWFAEVIHGTPEPLIEHDRLTWLPRGEWHTVPWLDADVPIVDSLVARTAGLR, encoded by the coding sequence ATGACCTCCGACGTGCCGATGCCGCGCCGACCCCGCCGTGCGCTCGTCGTCGCGGCCGCGCTGGTCGACGACCTCGCGGCACCGACGTCCCTCCTGGCAGCCCGGCGGTCGGCACCCGTGAGCCTCGCCGGACGGTGGGAGTTCCCCGGCGGCAAGGTCGATCCGGGCGAGACCCCCGAGGAGGCGCTGCACCGGGAGCTGCGCGAGGAGCTCGGCGTCGCCGTCCGCCTCGGTGCTGAGGTGCACGCGCCTGCCGGGGCGGGCCGCGACGACATCGGATGGATCCTCAACGAGACCTACGTGATGCGCGTGTGGTTCGCCGAGGTGATCCACGGCACCCCTGAACCCCTGATCGAGCACGACCGTCTCACGTGGCTGCCCCGCGGGGAGTGGCACACGGTCCCCTGGCTCGACGCGGACGTCCCGATCGTCGACTCCCTCGTCGCCCGGACCGCCGGGTTGCGCTGA